Genomic segment of Gilliamella apis:
AGCTGAATATGCAGCTGAACAAACCCAGCAGCAAAAAAATATCCGTCAACAATTTCACTATTCTATATTGAGAGGTAATAGCCAATTGGTCTTTTACGGTGAAAAGTTTCAGCAGAGAAAAGACTGAAAAAATAAATCCGTCGGTTCTATAACGGCGGATAATTTTGTTTAATTATTGTTTTAATTTAAGTTAATCTCTATAAATAATCTTAGGTATTAAATTAATATCGATAAGAGATATTCACTGATAGAAATAATCATGATTAATGTTGTTATTTATACGGCTAATGACTAATATTAATGATAACTAGTTTTATAAATTATATTTTTTGAGGATAGGAATGAGGATATGATGAAATACAGTTTATTGTTTTTATCGGTGTTAAGTTGTTTAGCATCTTCTGCTTATGCGACTTCCGCGAAAGCTAATGTCGAAGAGCGTTGTCACGCATTGGCAAATTTGAAATTAGAGAATGCTAAAGTAGTAAGTAGCGAATTAATTGCCGATCGTTTTTCACCAAGTTCTAAATTAGCTGATACTTTAAGAGGCGCTAAAGCTAAAGAAATTGTTGATTTACCGCAGATTTGTCGCGTCGAATTATCCATAGAACCGGCTATTAATGTCGAAGTTTGGTTGCCGACTAATTGGAATCAACGATTACAAGCAATAGGTGGCGGTGGATATGCAGGATTTATACCATTTGATAAATTAGCCGTAGCTGCTAAAAATGGTTATGTTGCAGCTGCTACAGATACTGGACATACCGGTAATTTAGTTGAAGGCAAATTTGTCTTTAAAGATGGCAAATTACAGGCCGATTCGGTAACTGATTTTGCTTATCGCAGTGTACATGAGATGACAGTAAAAACCAAACAAGTCATAGTGTCATATTATGGTCAAGCTGCTAATTATGCATATTGGAATGGTTGTTCAACGGGTGGAAGACAAGGGCTAATGGAAGCACAAAGGTATCCGGCGGATTATGATGGTTTGTATATTGCAGCACCAGCGATCCATTGGGATAAATTTATACCAGCAGAAATATGGCCTCAAATTGTTATGCAACAAGAGCTAGGTAAACCGCTCGATAGTGATAAACTGGAAAAAGTTAGAAAAGCGATTATTGAACTGGCTGATGAAAAAGATGGTATTAAAGATGGTCTAGTTAGTGATCCAGCAGCAGTAGATATCAGTGATGAATTGCTATATAAAGCAGGACTTGATAAGGACGAAGTTCGCACATTAAGAAAAATTTGGCAAGGACCAACAGATCAAAATGGCAAATCTTTATGGTTTAGCATTGAACCGACTGCACCACTTGATGTTTTAGCTAGTAATAAAGGACCTTTTCCTATTCCAGAGGATTATTTAAAGTATTGGATTAAACAAGATCCTAATTTTGACTGGAAAACCTTAGGTTACAGCGGTTTTGATAACTATTTTAATGAATCAGTAGAGTTATTCCGTCCAATAATGGGAACTGATAATGCCGATTTGAGTCAATTTAAAAAATTGGGTGGTAAAATGATTATTTGGCATGGCTTGAATGATCGCCTGATCGCACCAAAAGGAACAATTCAATATTATAATAATGTATTGAAGATTATGGGCGGTAAAGATTCAGTAGATGATTTTGCAAAATTCTACCTCGCTCCTGGTGTTGACCATTGTAATGGAGGCGATGGCCCAGATAAAATTAATGGTTTTGAGTCGCTCGTTAATTGGGTTGAGAAAAAACAAGCGCCAAACAGATTAATTGCCCAAAAAATTGAAAATGGTCAGGTTACCCTACAACGTCCTTTATGCCAATATCCACAAAAAACGATTTATCAAGGTAAAGGGGATACTAATAATCCTGAAAACTTTGTTTGTCAGTAATTAAATCATTAGCTAACCAATATATTTGGTTAGCTTTTTTATCCTTTCAAAAATAACTGTTCAAATAATGACTAATTTTGTCGTTTTCTCGCTCGACAAATCGCTTGATGATTTTCATCGGCCCACTGTATTAATGTATTCATTGGTTTAAGAAATGATATACCAAGTTCAGCTAGAGCGTACTCTACACGAGCTGGGACTTGTGCATAAACGGTTCGAGTGATATAACCATCTTTTTCTAGTCTTTTTAATGTCCGTGACAGCATTTGTCGTGATATATCGCCAATTTCTCTATGTAAAGAATTGAATCGCATCGCATTATGTTCTAATGATTTTAGAATTAACAGACTCCATTGATCGCCAATTCTATCGAGAACATCACGAATAGGACATGGATGGTCAAATTCAAATAGTTCACTTCTTGTCGTTTTAGTCATTGTCATAATTTTCGTTATCTAGTTTCCCTAAACAGATTAAGTCACATTGAGCTGACCTAGTCATGTTTATGTTACTTATTGTTTTATTTGGTTTTTATTGTTACCATTCAAGCGGTCTACATTATAGACTAATAACGCATTATAGATAGAGTTTATCTAAATTAAAATAGAAATTGGAGTTGGTATGAATGTAATTAAAAAAAGCTTTGTTATTGGTATTTGTTTGTTGAGTTTTACTGGTATTGCGGTTGCAAAAGATCTAAAGCAAAGAAATCTCGCTCAAGAGGAAGAAAATCGTACACTGGTTATCAATTTTTATAATAACTTCTTTAATAAGCATCAAGTGACGGAGGCAACTAAAACGCTGGCTGAAGATTATAAACAACATAATCCTTATGTCGCTAATGGTAGAACACCTGCGATTACGTATTTCGAAGGCTTCTTCAAACAAAATCCGCAGTCAAGTGCTACTATAGTTCGTTCATCAGTAGAAGGCGATATTGTGTGGTTACATGTCCATTCTAAAATCAATAATGATGATCTTGGTAAAGCGGTAGTTGATATATTCCGAGTTAAAGATGGAAAAATAGTGGAACATTGGGATGTGATCCAAAATGTACCAGAGCAGGCAGAAAATAATAATACGATGTTTTAATGATTGATTCGATAACTTATAAGCGCCTTAATGGCGCTTTTTTCGTTCTTTTTATTTTTTTTAACTTTAAATATTAAGTAAAAATTTATTTGTCATTTCTATTTACGATCCAGCTATTTGTATTTTATATAAAAATCGCTGTTTTTTTGTGCTTTTGATGGTGTCTTTTTTGAACTAGATCACAAAAATAAGCGTTTTAACATTGAATAATTCAATTTATCACTTTTCTATTAGTTTAAATGAATTTTTAATTTATTCAAAATAATCATAATGTTAATCTTTTGTGTTGTCCTTTCAGAAATTTATTTTAGCTTCGATTTTATTATTATTTTGTGACTTGAATCACTCGCCGTATCAAACAGTGTGATATGTATCACGAATCAGTAAATTTTCATTATTTAATATAAAAATCAGCAAATAACTTAATAAATAAGAAGTTTGTAAGAAATTTATATTTTACTTTTTTGAGTAAAAACTCAATGTTAGGCAAAAATCGAAAAAAGGAGATTAGCAATGTTAAAAATTCGGACAGTATGTGGAAATGGTATTGGTAGTTCATTAATGGCGGCTAATCACGTAAAGAATATCTGTGCTACTTTGAATATCAAGGCTGATGTGGCGTCAATAGATTTTGCTAATGCCGAAGGTGAAAAAGCAGATCTATATGTGACCATTAAAGATTTAGCTAAACAATTTTCTGATCAATCAAAAGTTGTCATTATTCGTAGTTATGTCAATAAAAAGCAAATTGAGGAAGACATTAGTGAAAAATTACAGCAATTAGCTGAAATTTGATGTTTTTTCAAAGGAGATATTCTTATGCAATTGTTACTTTCATTTTTAACGGAGATTTTTAGTCAACCAGCTTTTTTAATGGGAATTATTGCTTTTGTAGGATTAGTTTGTTTGCGTTCTCCATTAAATAAACTTTTGACAGGAACTTTAAAACCAATTTTAGGTTACTTAATGTTAAGTGCTGGTGCTGGTGTAATTATTAGCAACTTAAATCCATTGGGTAGCATTATTGAAGCTGGATTTGGTATTCGTGGTGTTATTCCTAATAATGAAGCAATAGTATCGGTAGCACAAAAAGTTTTAGGTGTTGAAACCATGAGTATTTTGTTGCTGGGCTTTATTATAAATTTAATTATTGCTCGGTTTACTAAATATAAATATATATTTTTAACTGGTCACCATTCATTCTTTCTTGCCTGTTTATTTTCAGCTGTTCTACGCGCGGCTAAATTTGATGGTTGGGAACTCATTATTATTGGTGGTTTTTTATTAGGTTCATGGTCAGCGATTTCACCTGCAATTGGTCAAAATTACACAAAGCAAGTTACAGATGATGGCGGGATTGCCATGGGGCATTTTGGTTCGATTGGTTATTATTTATCTGCGTTTATTGCTAAAAGAGTCGGGGATAAAAATAATTCCTTTGCCGATACCGAAATATCTGAAAAATGGGGATTTTTACGAGATACAACTGTAACAACTGGTATCGTAATGGTAATCATATATATTTTTTGTAGCTTAGTTGCCGGAAGTGAATATATGGCTACTATTACCGAACAAAGCCCAATCATCTTTTCCATTCTGAGTGGTTTACAATTTGCGGTTGGTGTGGCTATTGTTTATAACGGTGTTAGATTAATTCTAGGTGATCTTGTTCCAGCCTTCCAAGGTATAAGTCAAAAACTTATTCCTAATTCAATACCGGCAGTCGATTGTGCTGTATTTTTTACCTTTAGTCCTACCGCTGTTGTCGTTGGTTTTATTTGTTCATTTATCGGTGGATTAATTGGTATGTTTATTTTAGGTGGAATGGGGATGGCATTAATTATTCCAGGTATGGTGCCTCATTTCTTCTGTGGCGGTACCTCAGGTGTATTTGCGGATAAATTAGGTGGCAAACGAGGTTGTATTATCGCATCTTTTATTGGTGGAATATTATTAGCGTTCTTGCCAGCATTATTATTACCTACATTAGGCGATTTAGGTTTCCAAAACTCAACTTTTGCTGATTTTGATTTTGCAGTTTGGGGGATCATCATTGGTAAACTATTTAATATTTTCGGTCAAACTGCTATCTATTTTATCTGTTTAATTTTAATCATTGTTCTTTGTGTGCCATTCTTCTTTAAATCTATCAAAGTTGTTGGTGATTCAAGAAATATAGACCAATCATAATTTGCGACTTCATGGTCGAGTAATTTTATTCTCAACCATGAGTTACTCATTATTTGCAATTAATGAATCTTAGTAAAAACAATTTTTATAGTTAAATGAATAATTAAGGATTAATTATGGCAATACTGACAATTGGACTAGCTTGTTATGATCAGTTCTATTTTACAACTAGTTATCCAAAAGAGAACAGTAAATCATTTGCTTATGATTTTATTGAAAGCGGTGGTGGCCCTTGTGCAAATGCGGCTTATTTATTGGGGCTATGGGGAGAAGATATTTACCACTTAGGACATTTGCATGATGATATATACGGTAACAAAATTGTCTCTGAATTTAAACAAATTGGCGTGAAAACTGACCAAATTATTTTTTCAGATGAGATGATTACGCCACTTGCTGCTATTACCGTCAATAAAGAAAATGGCTCGCGAACTATTATTACGCGAAAATTAAATACTCCACCATCAATAACGACTACCGAAAAAAATAAATTGAATCAGTTTATTCGATATTTACAAGAAAATAAGCGTGATTTAGTTATTCTCATCGATGGTCATGAACCAGAATTAAGTGAATATGTCATTAAACAATTACCTAATGTCAAAGTTGTCATGGATGCTGGATCGTTACGAGATAGTAATCTCTATTTAGCCAAATATACGGATTATCTAGTTGCAAGTGAAAATTTTGCACTTGCTTATGCCCATTTAGATGAATTTACAAATAAAAAGTCATTAGAGAGTGCATTGAAAAAACTAACATCAATAGCTAGAGGTTCGGCTTTTATAACATTAGGCGAAAAGGGATGTGCTTATATGGAAGATAAAAAAGTTAAAGTTAGCCCAAGCTTTCTTTGTCAATCAATTGATACGACAGGTGCTGGAGACATATTTCATGGGGCATTTTCCTATGGGGTAAGTTATGGTTGGAACATTGAAGAGATTATTTCATTTGCAAGTTTAACCGCAGCAATTTCGATTGAACGTAAAGGTGTTCGTAAAGCAATGCCTAATTTATCTGAAGTCAATAAAGCGCAACGTAGATTTGAAAGAAATTTGACTGAATATTTTAAATAACTAATTAATAAATAAATAAAGGATTAAGAGGTAGATTATGTTAGTTTCAATGAAAGATATGTTAAATAATGCTTATCATGAACATTATGCTGTAGGACAATTTAATATCAATAATTTGGAATGGGTAGCTACAGTTTTAAAAACAGCAAAAGAGAATCGATCGCCAGCAATTCTTGGTGTATCAGGCGGTACAATAAAGCATATGTTGGGCTTTAATACTATCCATGCTATTGTCAAAAATGCAATGGATTATTTAGATATTGATGTACCTATTGCTTTACATTTGGATCATGGTCAAAGTTATGAATCTTGTTTTGCCGCAATTAATGCAGGATTCAGTTCAGTAATGTTTGATGGTTCGCATTTACCATTTGAAGAAAATCTCGAAATTACCAAACGTATAGTAGATTACGCGCACAAAAGAGGAGTTTCGGTAGAAGCTGAATTAGGGACTATTGCAGGAAGTGAAGATGGAATAGTTAATTCTCAAGTAATTTATGCAGATCCACATCAATGTTTAACCATGGTAAAAGAAACTAATGTTGATTGTTTAGCTGCAGCATTGGGCTCTACTCACGGTCTATATAAAGGAAAAGCTAAATTAGGATTTAATGAAATGCAGCATATTTCTAATTTAATAAAAATACCATTAGTGCTTCATGGTGGAACAGGAATTTGTGATGAAGATATGTTACATGCGATTTCTTTAGGGACAGCAAAAATTAATGTTAATACTGAAAATATGTATACGTGGTGTGTTGCTGTTGGAAAATTATTTGCTGAACAAAAAGATCATGACATTAATGACCCTCGTAAAGTGATTAATCATGGATTAAGTCCGGTAGCAGAAAAAATAACAGAACGAATGAAATTATTTGGATCAGTTAATCGATATTAATCGTTCCTTTTATTTAACGAAAAATAAAGCCATCTATCATGATGGCTTTTTTTATTAAAAATAATATTGGAAATTAAATAAATTTTATATTTTGCTGTTTATTTTTTGTTAAACCCAATATACTTGCCATCCCTCTCACATGGTAATGATAATCATTATCATTATTATTTGTGTGGTTAATTTAATTTAAAAATGCATTTTATGAAGGAATGAAATATGAATTATAAGAAGGTGAGTACCATAATGCTCTTTATGAGTTTTTCTCTTCAAGCTGCACCACAGCCTGAAGAGAATAAATTGTCTAACAATATAACAGAACAACAAAAAAATAATAAAAGCAAAACAGTTAATGAAGATATTGATGATGTCATGACAGTTATTGCTCGTTCGTCATCGCAGGATGAATTAAAAAAAATCAATAGTGTGATTGCTGGTCGTTCTACACTTTCTTCTGGTTTAATTGAACAAAAGCAAGCAGATAATGTCGCCGAATTACTTAATACCTTACCTGGTGTAAGTTCTGCTGGTTCGGTAAGGCCGGGAGGACAAACATTAAATATTTGGGGATTTGGTAAAGTTGAAGATGTCAAAATAATTGTTGACGGTGCTCAAAAAGGTTTCCAAAAATATCAACAAGGTTCGGTTTTTGTGGAACCAGAATTATTGAAACAAGTTGAAGTTAATAAAGGTCCACATGATGTCAAATTTGGTAATGGTGGATTTGGTGGTGTGGTTAAAATGGAAACTAAAGATGCCATTGATTTACTTGATCCAGATAAATATGTGGGAGGATTGCTTAAATATAGTTTTCATTCCAATAATCATCAAAATATGGAAACAGGCGCAGTTTATGGTCGTACTAAGAATAATTTCTTTGATGGTTTAGTTTACTATACCAAGCGAAATAGCGGTAATTTTAAACGGCCAGATGGATCAAGGTTTGTTTTTTCTGAGGATGATATGGATAGCTACATGGGTAAGTTGAATATTAGACCTAATGAAGAGCACACTTTTACGTTATCAGGTATTCACTCTAAACGTGATTCTTGGCAACCGTGGGCGGCAAAATATGTCGAAAAAATGACGCCTCCTACAGCAGCACAGATAAAAAAATATGGTTATAAAGCTGCATGGTTAAGGAAATTGGTAAAAAGATACCAAACAGATGATTCAGCCCAATTTAAATGGAATTACCAACCAACTTATAATCCGCTCATTGATTTAACACTACATACTACATACTCTAAAACTAAACAACATGATAAGCGCCCAGCTAAATATAATCCAGTTTCTTCGTTAGGAACCATGGGTAATGAAAGTTGGGTCAGTTATACTGATAAAACGATTGAATTGGAAAATGTAAGTTTAATTAATATTGGTGATGTGAAGAACGCATTAAAGATTGGCACACAAGCTCATTTACATGATCGTGATACATTAATGTATTATAAGAATTATGAAAAAAAACCAAACTATCATCATGGTTATTTTCAACCAGCATATATGCCATCGGGTAAACAGCAAACTTATAGTTTTTATGTACAAGATGAAATTTCTGTTAGCAATTTTGTTTTAACGCCTAGCCTACGATATGATTATGTAAGAAATCATGGCACAAAAAATTATGCCTCCGCTTATAATGATCCTGATCCACGTTTTGGACATGATTATTCTCCGGTGACATATAGTGGTTGGACGCCACGATTTGGTACTTATTGGCAAGCAACCAATAATATTGGCTTTTTTGGTGACATCAGTTACGCATGGCAAGCGCCAACCATAGATCAAACTTATGAAGTGCAATTTACACCTAAAAATGGCGGAAGTGGTAAGATTACTGCGACGAGCCGTAATTTAGATAAAGAACGCGATTTATCAATTCGAATCGGTAATATTTTAGATTTTAATAATTTAATATTGGAAAACGATAAAATACAGGTTCGTAGTACGCTATTTAGGCAACGTGTCACTAATGAAATATTTGTTACTCGTGGCTTTAATGGATCGATTTGTGGGCCCAATAAATCATGTCCTTTAGGCCAATCTAATTATCGAAATCTTCCGGGTAAATTAATTGTAAAAGGCTTTGAACTTGAAGCATATTATGATAGTAAATATTGGTTTTCAAGTGCGACATATTCTATACAGAAAGGGGAACGAGATACCGCACCTCAAGCACCTTGGATGCATAACAAAACCTATGTAGCGACTATTGCTCCTCGTACAGCCACGTTAACTGCCGGATTTAAAATACCAGAATGGAATATAAGAGCCGGATGGAATGCTCAATTTGTCAGAAAACAGGATCGAACCGGGCATGAAGATAGAAATCATGATGGTTTACCTGATCTTGGTGCTTATTCATTAGGACCTTCATCAGGGTATTCATTACATAACTTATTTGCTAGTTGGCAACCAACCTTTTTACCAAAAGCAGAAGTTAAACTATCTGTAGATAATTTATTTAACAAGGATTATAGACTCTATCTTGGTGAAAATACTTATGGTATGGCACGTAACTTTAAAGCCAGTTTTTCTTATCGATTCTGATAATTAAGATATCGTTTTTTGCGATATTGATTAATTGTTTTTTATTCAAGACTCATAAAAGCCCTTATAAAGAAGGGCTTTGTTTTATATATTTTATTATTGGTTAAGATAATTTTTAATAAAATTGAATTTACGAGCTACATAAATCATATCTTGAAATTGTTGTTGGGCTGATTGATCCGTTTTTTCAATCCACGCTTTAATAATAGGGTTATCTTTAAAAGTTGGATCAGAAGCATAGGCGTATAAATAAGTTTCAATGATTTTAATTTCAGTAAATTTTAAATCGACTAAATAATGATAAGCAGCCAATAATCGCTGAAATAATTGCGCTGATTTTTCATTAGGTAATGAAATATGTTCATGTTGCATATTGGTAATTAATTCATTGATATAACTATTTTCATCAACATGATAAATTGTTCTGTTTAAAAGTATTTCTTCGGCTAATTTTTCAGCAAAGTCTTGAGTTATTTTAGCTTTTTGTTCTACCGTTAATCTTGAGTTGCTATTAATTGTTTTCTGTCCGTTTTCGATCGCTTTCATCGCTTCAATATCACTGCGTGAAGGGTTGAGATCAGGATCATATTTTATTACAGCAATAATTGCCGCAGTATTAACTAGAATTTTAGTTGCATCTAACAAAGTAGATTTATTGTTTATAATTTTAACCATTTTAATTCTCAAATTTTTATATTAATGTCATAGATTATAAATCGTGTTTCATTGGTAAAAGATCTGCTTCTCGCAATTTCAATTCCACACTATACATAGTTTTAATATCATTAATATTTTGTCTATTAGGAAAATGATCGAATAAAACAATGACAGTACCAACATGGGTATTCTCTTTTATAATTGGTATTAATTGATAAACTTCTGGATAATCCTTATGTTGTAGTGGACTAGGTATGTAAGCCATTAAAGATAAGTTTATGCGTGGAGGAAAGATATAAATTGAACTAGGAATTTCTCTACTATTCATAGTAATAAAGTTATGGCTAAATTTTTGCGCT
This window contains:
- a CDS encoding tannase/feruloyl esterase family alpha/beta hydrolase encodes the protein MMKYSLLFLSVLSCLASSAYATSAKANVEERCHALANLKLENAKVVSSELIADRFSPSSKLADTLRGAKAKEIVDLPQICRVELSIEPAINVEVWLPTNWNQRLQAIGGGGYAGFIPFDKLAVAAKNGYVAAATDTGHTGNLVEGKFVFKDGKLQADSVTDFAYRSVHEMTVKTKQVIVSYYGQAANYAYWNGCSTGGRQGLMEAQRYPADYDGLYIAAPAIHWDKFIPAEIWPQIVMQQELGKPLDSDKLEKVRKAIIELADEKDGIKDGLVSDPAAVDISDELLYKAGLDKDEVRTLRKIWQGPTDQNGKSLWFSIEPTAPLDVLASNKGPFPIPEDYLKYWIKQDPNFDWKTLGYSGFDNYFNESVELFRPIMGTDNADLSQFKKLGGKMIIWHGLNDRLIAPKGTIQYYNNVLKIMGGKDSVDDFAKFYLAPGVDHCNGGDGPDKINGFESLVNWVEKKQAPNRLIAQKIENGQVTLQRPLCQYPQKTIYQGKGDTNNPENFVCQ
- a CDS encoding TonB-dependent hemoglobin/transferrin/lactoferrin family receptor, translated to MNYKKVSTIMLFMSFSLQAAPQPEENKLSNNITEQQKNNKSKTVNEDIDDVMTVIARSSSQDELKKINSVIAGRSTLSSGLIEQKQADNVAELLNTLPGVSSAGSVRPGGQTLNIWGFGKVEDVKIIVDGAQKGFQKYQQGSVFVEPELLKQVEVNKGPHDVKFGNGGFGGVVKMETKDAIDLLDPDKYVGGLLKYSFHSNNHQNMETGAVYGRTKNNFFDGLVYYTKRNSGNFKRPDGSRFVFSEDDMDSYMGKLNIRPNEEHTFTLSGIHSKRDSWQPWAAKYVEKMTPPTAAQIKKYGYKAAWLRKLVKRYQTDDSAQFKWNYQPTYNPLIDLTLHTTYSKTKQHDKRPAKYNPVSSLGTMGNESWVSYTDKTIELENVSLINIGDVKNALKIGTQAHLHDRDTLMYYKNYEKKPNYHHGYFQPAYMPSGKQQTYSFYVQDEISVSNFVLTPSLRYDYVRNHGTKNYASAYNDPDPRFGHDYSPVTYSGWTPRFGTYWQATNNIGFFGDISYAWQAPTIDQTYEVQFTPKNGGSGKITATSRNLDKERDLSIRIGNILDFNNLILENDKIQVRSTLFRQRVTNEIFVTRGFNGSICGPNKSCPLGQSNYRNLPGKLIVKGFELEAYYDSKYWFSSATYSIQKGERDTAPQAPWMHNKTYVATIAPRTATLTAGFKIPEWNIRAGWNAQFVRKQDRTGHEDRNHDGLPDLGAYSLGPSSGYSLHNLFASWQPTFLPKAEVKLSVDNLFNKDYRLYLGENTYGMARNFKASFSYRF
- a CDS encoding winged helix-turn-helix transcriptional regulator, which encodes MTKTTRSELFEFDHPCPIRDVLDRIGDQWSLLILKSLEHNAMRFNSLHREIGDISRQMLSRTLKRLEKDGYITRTVYAQVPARVEYALAELGISFLKPMNTLIQWADENHQAICRARKRQN
- a CDS encoding nuclear transport factor 2 family protein — translated: MNVIKKSFVIGICLLSFTGIAVAKDLKQRNLAQEEENRTLVINFYNNFFNKHQVTEATKTLAEDYKQHNPYVANGRTPAITYFEGFFKQNPQSSATIVRSSVEGDIVWLHVHSKINNDDLGKAVVDIFRVKDGKIVEHWDVIQNVPEQAENNNTMF
- a CDS encoding PTS ascorbate transporter subunit IIC, yielding MQLLLSFLTEIFSQPAFLMGIIAFVGLVCLRSPLNKLLTGTLKPILGYLMLSAGAGVIISNLNPLGSIIEAGFGIRGVIPNNEAIVSVAQKVLGVETMSILLLGFIINLIIARFTKYKYIFLTGHHSFFLACLFSAVLRAAKFDGWELIIIGGFLLGSWSAISPAIGQNYTKQVTDDGGIAMGHFGSIGYYLSAFIAKRVGDKNNSFADTEISEKWGFLRDTTVTTGIVMVIIYIFCSLVAGSEYMATITEQSPIIFSILSGLQFAVGVAIVYNGVRLILGDLVPAFQGISQKLIPNSIPAVDCAVFFTFSPTAVVVGFICSFIGGLIGMFILGGMGMALIIPGMVPHFFCGGTSGVFADKLGGKRGCIIASFIGGILLAFLPALLLPTLGDLGFQNSTFADFDFAVWGIIIGKLFNIFGQTAIYFICLILIIVLCVPFFFKSIKVVGDSRNIDQS
- a CDS encoding PTS sugar transporter subunit IIB, which translates into the protein MLKIRTVCGNGIGSSLMAANHVKNICATLNIKADVASIDFANAEGEKADLYVTIKDLAKQFSDQSKVVIIRSYVNKKQIEEDISEKLQQLAEI
- the fba gene encoding class II fructose-1,6-bisphosphate aldolase — translated: MLVSMKDMLNNAYHEHYAVGQFNINNLEWVATVLKTAKENRSPAILGVSGGTIKHMLGFNTIHAIVKNAMDYLDIDVPIALHLDHGQSYESCFAAINAGFSSVMFDGSHLPFEENLEITKRIVDYAHKRGVSVEAELGTIAGSEDGIVNSQVIYADPHQCLTMVKETNVDCLAAALGSTHGLYKGKAKLGFNEMQHISNLIKIPLVLHGGTGICDEDMLHAISLGTAKINVNTENMYTWCVAVGKLFAEQKDHDINDPRKVINHGLSPVAEKITERMKLFGSVNRY
- a CDS encoding carbohydrate kinase family protein; this encodes MAILTIGLACYDQFYFTTSYPKENSKSFAYDFIESGGGPCANAAYLLGLWGEDIYHLGHLHDDIYGNKIVSEFKQIGVKTDQIIFSDEMITPLAAITVNKENGSRTIITRKLNTPPSITTTEKNKLNQFIRYLQENKRDLVILIDGHEPELSEYVIKQLPNVKVVMDAGSLRDSNLYLAKYTDYLVASENFALAYAHLDEFTNKKSLESALKKLTSIARGSAFITLGEKGCAYMEDKKVKVSPSFLCQSIDTTGAGDIFHGAFSYGVSYGWNIEEIISFASLTAAISIERKGVRKAMPNLSEVNKAQRRFERNLTEYFK